Below is a genomic region from Bartonella harrusi.
AAAATATCGGCACTACGACATACATCATCAAGATCACGGGTACGGCTGTGAGCAATTGTCACAGTAGCATTGGCTGCTGTTAAAAGAGAGGCCATAGGTTTTCCAACAATATTAGAGCGCCCAATGACAACAGCATCAAGACCAGATAAATCCTGTCCACATTGTTGTTCAATCATCATCATGGCACCAGCTGGTGTACAGGGAATGATAGCATCTTCAAGGTCATTAGCGGCAAGTTTTCCTACATTGATATAATGAAAGCCATCAACATCTTTTTGGAACGCAATGGCTTGTGTTATACGATTTGTATTAATATGAGGCGGCAAGGGAAGTTGTACTAAAATACCGTGGATTTTAGGATTAGAATTTAAGACAGCTATGCGTTGGAGGAGTTCTTGTTCTTGCGTTTCTTTTGAAACCATATGTTTGATTGAAAAAAAACCACATTCTTCGGCTTTTTTACTTTTCGATGCAACATACACCTGGCTTGCAGGGTCATCTCCGACAATGACAACAGCGATACCAGGTTGTATATTATAATTGTT
It encodes:
- the folD gene encoding bifunctional methylenetetrahydrofolate dehydrogenase/methenyltetrahydrofolate cyclohydrolase FolD, with translation MNNIIDGKKLAEEIIVKVKAETEKLRNNYNIQPGIAVVIVGDDPASQVYVASKSKKAEECGFFSIKHMVSKETQEQELLQRIAVLNSNPKIHGILVQLPLPPHINTNRITQAIAFQKDVDGFHYINVGKLAANDLEDAIIPCTPAGAMMMIEQQCGQDLSGLDAVVIGRSNIVGKPMASLLTAANATVTIAHSRTRDLDDVCRSADILVAAVGRPQMVKKDWVKNGAIIIDVGINRIAAPEKGENKTRLVGDVDFEEVKGKAAAITPVPGGVGPMTIAMLMVNTLKAAARAHNLPVPKF